A single genomic interval of Cucumis sativus cultivar 9930 chromosome 7, Cucumber_9930_V3, whole genome shotgun sequence harbors:
- the LOC101211574 gene encoding allene oxide synthase 3 yields the protein MTSSSSEHPQIPLPLKPIPGSYGFPIFGPIIDRYHYFYIQGRETFFRSRMAKYNSTVFRTNMPPGPFISSNSKVIVLLDALTFPILFDTTKVEKRNVLDGTYMPSLAFTGGIRTCAFLDPSETEHSVLKRHFLKFLASRHHQFIPLFRTSISEMFDKLEKELQNNNVANFNPISDYASFDFIFRLLSDRSPDKNFSSEGPGLVDRWLTMQLAPLATLGLPKIFSCFEDLIIHTFRLPFALVKSAYRKLYESFYESSGSFLDEAEKQGINREKACHNLVFLAGFNAYAGMKVLLPILLNWVGSAGEELHRKLVGEIRAAVKIDGGITFGALEKMSLLKSVVYEVLRIDPPVPYQYAKAKQDIVIESHDSAFEIKKGEMIFGYQPIATKDPKVFENAEEFVGERFVGEKGEKLLKYVYWSNGRETEEPTAENKQCPARDLVVLMCRVVLVELFLRYDTFTVEGTRSSLGWSVKVKSLTKA from the exons atgacttcatcttcttcagaACACCCACAAATTCCCCTCCCTCTGAAACCCATCCCCGGCAGCTATGGCTTCCCCATCTTTGGACCCATCATAGATCGCTACCATTACTTCTACATCCAAGGCAGAGAAACCTTCTTCCGATCCCGAATGGCCAAGTACAATTCCACTGTGTTCCGTACCAACATGCCGCCAGGTCCCTTCATCTCTTCCAATTCCAAAGTAATCGTCCTTCTCGACGCCCTCACTTTTCCGATCCTCTTCGACACCACTAAAGTTGAGAAACGCAACGTTCTCGATGGAACTTACATGCCCTCCCTTGCCTTCACTGGAGGCATTCGTACTTGTGCTTTCTTAGACCCATCTGAAACAGAGCACTCTGTTCTCAAACGCCATTTCCTCAAATTTCTTGCCTCTCGTCACCACCAATTCATTCCTCTCTTTCGAACCTCCATCTCCGAGATGTTTGATAAACTTGAAAAggaattacaaaacaataacgTCGCCAATTTTAATCCTATCAGTGATTACGCATcctttgatttcattttccGATTGCTTTCCGATCGCAGCCCCGATAAGAATTTCAGCTCCGAGGGACCGGGTTTAGTCGACCGATGGCTTACTATGCAGCTCGCTCCATTAGCTACACTTGGTTTGCCCAAAATTTTCAGCTGCTTTGAAGATCTCATCATCCATACTTTCCGTTTACCGTTCGCACTCGTTAAAAGCGCTTACAG GAAGCTCTACGAATCGTTTTACGAGTCGTCAGGTTCATTTCTAGACGAAGCCGAGAAACAGGGAATAAACAGAGAGAAAGCATGTCATAATTTAGTGTTTTTAGCTGGATTCAACGCATACGCCGGAATGAAAGTGTTGTTGCCGATTCTGCTGAACTGGGTTGGATCTGCCGGCGAGGAGCTTCATCGGAAACTAGTGGGCGAAATCAGAGCCGCCGTGAAGATAGACGGGGGAATAACATTCGGGGCTTTAGAGAAGATGAGTCTGCTGAAATCCGTGGTGTACGAGGTTCTGAGGATCGACCCGCCGGTGCCGTACCAATACGCAAAGGCGAAACAAGACATTGTGATAGAGAGCCATGATTCTGCTTTCGAGATCAAGAAAGGGGAAATGATTTTTGGGTATCAGCCGATTGCGACAAAAGATCCGAAAGTGTTTGAGAATGCGGAGGAGTTTGTGGGCGAAAGGTTCGTGGGCGAGAAAGGGGAGAAGCTTTTGAAGTATGTTTATTGGTCAAATGGTCGGGAGACGGAGGAGCCAACGGCGGAGAACAAGCAGTGTCCGGCGAGGGATCTGGTGGTGCTGATGTGCAGAGTAGTGTTGGTGGAACTTTTCCTCCGTTATGATACGTTCACCGTCGAGGGAACCCGGTCGTCGTTGGGTTGGTCTGTGAAGGTGAAATCGTTGACTAAAGCCTAA